From the genome of Sphingobacterium sp. UGAL515B_05:
AGTTGCACTTGAATCCAAAGTTCAATATAATACAGGTTCTTGTCTTTACTATATTCCTGTAGTGCCATTATATCGATTTTTAAAGGATAAGAGGTTTTTGTCCAGTAGACCTGCAGTAATGGTATTACTTTCTGCCTGCTCATATTTATACCGTAACGCAGGCGTACCGATGTATACGGATTACGGAAGCTACATGAGTTACGAATATGATATTTTGGTCAATTGGTGCGAAGAGAGTGATGAACCAGATTCCTGCCAGTCCGATCACCGGGAACTTAAAATAATACTGTCCATTGGCGAATGGATGCAACAAAAATTTCATCACCAGAAGAATCTTGATTTCTTAGAAGAACGGATTGCGAAAGTAAAGCCTGTGGATGAATTTGACCGATACTGTTTAAGTGTAGGGCAACAAACCTTATGGCTTTATGAGCAATATCCAAAAGAGAACATCTTCAGGTTTGCACAAGACATTCCTCATAATCCCTATGACGGGGATGATTTAACCTTAATGGGCCAATATATATCTTTTATTGGTACTGCTGATGGTGGTATTTATGATATGCTTTTTGATATGGTCAATACCGAATTCGGAGAAAATCGCGGCATACAGCAGCCAGAAATTGTACAAATTTTTGATGGCAGGCCTTTAACTAATCATGATTTTACATTTGAAAATGCTGTATTTAAACTACTGGAAGATGTATGTGTCATTTTAAATAATTATTAAAAACTAAAGTTATGGTTGAAAAACTTGTAGAACAATTGGGTAAGCCATTTATGCCCATTTCAGCATTGCTTATTTACCGCCAGCATAATAATCAGGGCAAATCCAATTGCTTTGTTGAGCATTATGATATTGATCTTAATGGCCATCCGATAAATGCACATCCGTTGACTGTTCATGAATCCAGTCAACTCATAAAAGCACTTCATATTGCTGATTCTGATGGCAAAAAAGGATTTCTTTCCAATACGATTATTCCGGAGAACCTTTTATATATGGACAATGGTCAACAGGATTCTATTATCTGGTATACCCGAAAAATGGCCATTCCATTATTCTTTACGGATAGCCTTTCAATCCAAAGTGGAATCAGTAGTGTCCCAGCTTTGCTCTGGAAAGTAAGAGGAAAGAAGTTAAGTTTATTCGCCCTGTCGGCAGATAAAAGGCCAAATGTTCATTCTAAATTATTCAAA
Proteins encoded in this window:
- a CDS encoding PRTRC system protein B — its product is MVEKLVEQLGKPFMPISALLIYRQHNNQGKSNCFVEHYDIDLNGHPINAHPLTVHESSQLIKALHIADSDGKKGFLSNTIIPENLLYMDNGQQDSIIWYTRKMAIPLFFTDSLSIQSGISSVPALLWKVRGKKLSLFALSADKRPNVHSKLFKAPFFNVSDDGTVCLGTVNTGTKHTKTLEEYIACWQDFFFNSRFSHLLCSSVKGNCVQLWKSLVGTGKPFPKKVLEPTQLSLHEFINR